Proteins co-encoded in one Microbacterium hydrocarbonoxydans genomic window:
- a CDS encoding R3H domain-containing nucleic acid-binding protein, with amino-acid sequence MSGNLIETEEPTVAQLENEGDVAADYLEELLDIADIDGDLNLDVRQGRAYVSVEAEGDGLALLSAPDTVQALQELTRLAVQNKTGSFSRLILDVGGSRDARHRQLETLVNAAATKLDEGASQASLPAMSSYERKLVHDIAADQGLVSESYGEGADRHTVLRRR; translated from the coding sequence ATGAGTGGGAACCTGATCGAGACCGAGGAGCCCACCGTGGCTCAGCTCGAGAACGAGGGCGACGTCGCCGCGGACTACCTCGAGGAGCTCCTCGACATCGCAGACATCGACGGTGACCTCAACCTCGATGTGCGCCAGGGGCGCGCATACGTGTCTGTCGAGGCGGAGGGCGACGGACTCGCACTGCTCTCTGCACCAGACACCGTGCAGGCACTTCAGGAACTCACTCGACTCGCTGTTCAGAACAAGACCGGATCGTTCTCGCGGCTGATCCTCGACGTCGGCGGATCGCGAGACGCGCGTCATCGCCAGCTCGAGACACTGGTCAACGCGGCGGCGACCAAGCTCGACGAGGGTGCATCCCAGGCATCACTGCCCGCAATGTCGAGCTACGAGCGCAAGCTGGTGCACGATATTGCCGCTGATCAGGGACTTGTCTCCGAATCGTACGGCGAGGGCGCCGACCGTCACACGGTTCTCCGCCGTCGCTGA
- the rsmG gene encoding 16S rRNA (guanine(527)-N(7))-methyltransferase RsmG, which yields MTASVETEPAVAERLFGDRIELARQFTGALADEGERRGLIGPLELPRLWTRHILNSAIAAPIFSGTVADIGSGAGLPGVVLAIARPDVRFTLIEPMERRVAWLDEQVSALGLSNVEIVRARAEEVQVAEGFDAVTARAVSALRTLIPLTAPLVRDGGELVLLKGMNVGNEIDAAQKPIKKFRLSDVRVEVLGEGVLPESTRVLRARVR from the coding sequence GTGACAGCATCGGTCGAGACGGAACCCGCGGTCGCAGAGCGGCTGTTCGGTGATCGGATCGAACTCGCGCGCCAGTTCACCGGTGCTCTTGCCGACGAGGGCGAGCGGCGAGGGCTCATCGGTCCACTCGAGCTCCCTCGGCTGTGGACTCGGCACATCCTCAACAGTGCCATCGCTGCGCCGATCTTCTCCGGGACTGTTGCGGACATCGGATCGGGCGCAGGGCTGCCGGGTGTTGTTCTCGCGATCGCTCGGCCGGATGTGCGGTTCACGCTGATCGAGCCGATGGAGCGCCGCGTCGCCTGGCTCGATGAGCAGGTTTCGGCCCTCGGACTGTCGAACGTCGAGATTGTGCGTGCTCGTGCAGAGGAGGTGCAGGTCGCCGAGGGTTTCGATGCCGTCACGGCCCGCGCGGTCAGCGCGCTGCGCACTCTGATCCCGCTCACGGCACCACTCGTGCGTGATGGGGGCGAGCTCGTGCTGCTCAAGGGGATGAACGTGGGCAACGAGATCGACGCGGCGCAGAAGCCGATCAAGAAGTTCCGGTTGTCTGATGTGCGTGTGGAGGTGCTCGGTGAAGGGGTACTTCCGGAGAGCACGCGCGTACTGAGAGCACGCGTTCGCTGA
- a CDS encoding ParA family protein → MDTPLAREIADLSARRRVLESVKVEFTGETRVLTVSNQKGGVGKTTSAVNIAAALSGLGAKVLVIDLDPQGNASTALGVPHNAQTPSVYDVLIDEVPLADIVQTSPEDENLFCAPSTIHLAGAEIELVAQVAREHRLRRALHDYLVGHPMDFVIIDCPPSLGLLTINAFTAADEVFIPIQCEYYALEGLSQLLGSIQMIQKHLNPDLHLSTILLTMFDGRTRLAQQVADEVRTHFPDQVLDAVIPRSVRVSEAPSFGQTVIAYDGQSAGAVAYREAAVEIASRTATQSKEK, encoded by the coding sequence ATGGATACGCCACTCGCGCGAGAGATCGCCGACCTCTCCGCACGCCGAAGGGTATTGGAATCGGTGAAGGTCGAGTTCACGGGGGAGACCCGGGTTCTCACGGTTTCGAACCAGAAGGGCGGCGTCGGAAAGACGACGAGCGCCGTGAACATCGCGGCAGCACTATCAGGGCTCGGTGCGAAGGTGCTCGTGATCGATCTTGATCCGCAGGGCAACGCTTCGACGGCCCTCGGTGTCCCGCACAACGCACAGACTCCGAGTGTGTACGACGTGCTCATCGACGAAGTGCCACTCGCTGACATCGTGCAGACGAGCCCAGAAGACGAGAACCTCTTCTGCGCGCCGAGCACGATCCATCTGGCCGGCGCGGAGATCGAACTGGTGGCACAGGTCGCCCGTGAGCATCGGCTGCGCAGAGCTTTGCACGACTATCTCGTCGGACACCCGATGGACTTCGTCATCATCGACTGCCCGCCGTCGCTGGGACTCCTGACGATCAACGCCTTCACTGCCGCCGATGAGGTGTTCATTCCGATCCAGTGCGAGTACTACGCACTGGAGGGTCTGAGCCAGCTGCTCGGCAGCATCCAGATGATCCAGAAGCATCTGAACCCCGACCTCCACCTCTCCACCATCCTGCTGACGATGTTCGACGGGCGTACCCGTCTCGCACAGCAGGTTGCTGATGAGGTGCGCACGCACTTTCCCGATCAGGTGCTCGACGCCGTCATCCCGCGCTCGGTGCGGGTGTCGGAAGCGCCGAGTTTCGGACAGACCGTGATCGCCTACGATGGGCAATCGGCCGGCGCCGTCGCGTACCGCGAGGCAGCCGTCGAGATCGCGTCGCGCACTGCGACGCAGAGCAAGGAGAAATGA
- a CDS encoding ParB/RepB/Spo0J family partition protein: protein MAKRTGLGRGIGALIPTADQAERPVDVFFPGASLRPSTDETATVAEDVPDLESVPGIHLIQIDPKKIVPNPRQPRTHFDPEDLAELVHSVREFGVLQPVVVRKNSEGEYELIMGERRTRAAREAGLEAIPAVVRETADEDLLRDALLENLHRSELNPLEEASAYQQLLEDFGITQEELATRIGRSRPQISNTIRLLKLPVPVQQRVAAGVLTAGHARAILSLDTPEAMQRLADKVVNEDLSVRATEVAAKNQPSSSTRTAKPTPGSRRAYLDEVAGNLGDRLNTRVKVSLGARKGQVIIDFASIQDLNRILGELGESGFGSA from the coding sequence ATGGCGAAGCGCACTGGACTGGGCCGGGGGATCGGAGCCCTCATCCCCACCGCCGACCAGGCAGAACGCCCGGTAGACGTGTTCTTCCCTGGCGCGAGCCTTCGGCCCTCGACCGACGAGACCGCCACGGTGGCGGAGGATGTTCCGGATCTCGAGTCGGTCCCCGGCATCCACCTCATTCAGATCGATCCGAAGAAGATCGTTCCGAACCCGCGTCAGCCGCGCACGCACTTCGATCCCGAAGACCTCGCGGAGCTCGTGCACAGTGTGCGCGAGTTCGGTGTGCTGCAGCCCGTGGTGGTTCGCAAGAACTCTGAGGGCGAGTACGAGCTCATCATGGGTGAGCGCCGTACGCGCGCTGCCCGCGAAGCCGGACTCGAGGCGATCCCTGCGGTGGTGCGTGAGACCGCCGATGAGGACCTGCTCCGTGACGCTCTGCTCGAGAACCTGCACCGCTCTGAGCTCAACCCGCTGGAAGAGGCCTCTGCCTACCAGCAGCTGCTCGAGGACTTCGGGATCACGCAAGAGGAACTGGCGACCCGGATCGGCCGCTCGCGTCCGCAGATCAGCAACACGATCCGCCTGCTCAAGCTGCCGGTTCCCGTGCAGCAGCGCGTCGCAGCCGGCGTGCTGACGGCCGGCCACGCCCGGGCGATCCTGAGCCTGGACACTCCCGAGGCGATGCAGCGTCTCGCCGACAAGGTCGTCAATGAGGACCTCTCGGTGCGCGCGACCGAAGTGGCGGCGAAGAATCAGCCCTCTTCCTCCACTCGTACTGCGAAGCCCACCCCTGGCTCGCGTCGCGCATACCTCGATGAGGTGGCCGGAAACCTCGGCGATCGCCTGAACACGAGGGTCAAGGTGTCGCTGGGAGCTCGCAAGGGACAGGTGATCATCGATTTCGCATCGATCCAGGACCTCAACCGCATTCTCGGAGAACTGGGCGAATCCGGCTTCGGGTCGGCGTGA
- a CDS encoding sugar porter family MFS transporter — translation MTTPQPAAAFQRKVIAVSIAAALGGFLFGFDTAVINGAVDALAGDVSGFDLGVGLKGFAVSSALIGCAVGAWFAGPIANKRGRIPVMVFAAVMFLISAIGSGLAFSVVDLIIWRVIGGLGVGAASVIAPAYIAEVSPARVRGRLGSLQQLAIVTGIFAALLSDAWLANLAGAADQPLWGLTAWRWMFIIEAVPALVYGIMSLRLPESPRYLVRKGDLKRASEVLETVTGAVDVDAKIKEITSTIDTERKESLSDLRGSRLGLKPIVWVGILLSVFQQFVGINVIFYYSTTLWQSVGFDESSALLTSVITSVTNIVVTIIAILLVDKVGRRIMLLVGSVGMTVTLGLMALAFSFGELNAEGTATLPDPWATVALICANGFVVFFGATWGPLVWVLLGEIFPNSIRAGALAVAAAAQWAANFFISTTFPVFAEIGLTFAYGFYAFFALLSFFFVYFKVPETKGRELEEMTDELKVERRGTRKAT, via the coding sequence ATGACCACGCCACAGCCCGCAGCGGCCTTCCAGCGAAAAGTGATCGCGGTCAGCATCGCCGCGGCACTCGGAGGATTCCTCTTCGGCTTCGACACCGCCGTGATCAACGGTGCGGTCGATGCCCTGGCCGGTGACGTCTCGGGCTTCGACCTGGGTGTCGGCCTCAAAGGCTTCGCCGTCTCATCCGCTCTGATCGGCTGCGCCGTCGGTGCGTGGTTCGCGGGTCCGATCGCGAACAAACGCGGACGCATTCCGGTCATGGTCTTCGCCGCGGTGATGTTCTTGATCTCCGCGATCGGCTCGGGTCTCGCATTCAGCGTGGTCGACCTGATCATCTGGCGAGTCATCGGCGGCCTGGGAGTCGGCGCAGCATCCGTCATCGCCCCCGCATACATCGCCGAGGTCTCGCCCGCTCGCGTACGAGGACGACTCGGATCGCTGCAGCAGCTCGCGATCGTCACCGGAATCTTCGCCGCTCTGCTGTCGGATGCCTGGCTCGCCAATCTGGCCGGCGCCGCCGACCAGCCGCTCTGGGGTCTTACCGCATGGCGCTGGATGTTCATCATCGAGGCCGTGCCCGCGCTCGTCTACGGGATCATGTCACTGCGCCTGCCTGAATCTCCCCGCTATCTCGTGCGCAAGGGTGATCTGAAACGCGCGTCGGAAGTGCTCGAGACGGTCACCGGCGCTGTCGACGTCGATGCGAAGATCAAGGAGATCACGAGCACGATCGACACCGAGCGCAAGGAATCGCTGAGCGATCTGCGAGGGAGTCGGCTGGGTCTCAAGCCCATCGTCTGGGTCGGCATCCTGCTGTCGGTGTTCCAGCAGTTCGTCGGCATCAACGTCATCTTCTACTACTCCACGACGCTCTGGCAGTCGGTGGGCTTCGATGAGTCGAGCGCTCTGCTCACCTCTGTGATCACCTCGGTGACGAACATCGTCGTGACGATCATCGCCATCCTGCTCGTCGACAAGGTCGGTCGGCGCATCATGCTGTTGGTCGGCTCCGTGGGCATGACGGTCACGCTGGGACTGATGGCACTGGCCTTCTCGTTCGGCGAGCTGAATGCCGAAGGCACGGCGACACTGCCTGATCCATGGGCCACGGTCGCACTGATCTGCGCCAACGGGTTCGTGGTCTTCTTCGGAGCCACGTGGGGTCCGCTCGTGTGGGTGCTTCTGGGGGAGATCTTCCCGAACTCCATCCGTGCAGGCGCTCTGGCCGTCGCGGCAGCGGCGCAGTGGGCCGCGAACTTCTTCATCTCGACCACGTTCCCCGTGTTCGCAGAGATCGGCCTCACCTTCGCCTACGGGTTCTACGCGTTCTTCGCTCTGCTGTCGTTCTTCTTCGTCTACTTCAAGGTTCCAGAGACCAAGGGAAGGGAACTCGAGGAGATGACCGACGAACTGAAGGTGGAGCGCCGGGGCACTCGCAAGGCGACGTAG
- a CDS encoding GrpB family protein, with product MGSLGRRRILKTASRMLVAYDPSWPQQFETLAETLRASGDDDWLVEHIGSTAIPGMQAKPIIDLAVRIIDSDEFDEHRPSLEAAGWKRASAVRTHPVMIRESDGIRTAIAHFFTAGEWDAVNQRILRDWLLEHPEDADRYARVKREAVDAAARGSSAYNAAKTGVIQDIVDRARAARGLPWVPVSDK from the coding sequence TTGGGATCCCTCGGTCGCCGACGCATCCTGAAGACGGCCTCGCGGATGCTCGTCGCCTACGACCCGTCGTGGCCGCAGCAGTTCGAGACCCTCGCCGAAACGTTGCGCGCAAGCGGCGACGATGACTGGCTGGTCGAGCACATCGGATCGACCGCGATTCCGGGCATGCAGGCGAAACCCATCATCGACCTCGCAGTCAGGATCATCGACTCCGACGAGTTCGATGAGCATCGTCCTTCGCTGGAAGCGGCGGGGTGGAAGCGCGCGAGCGCCGTGCGCACGCATCCGGTGATGATCCGTGAGAGCGACGGCATCCGCACCGCCATCGCCCACTTCTTCACCGCAGGGGAGTGGGATGCAGTGAACCAGCGGATCCTGCGAGATTGGCTGCTCGAGCATCCGGAAGACGCGGATCGCTATGCGCGCGTCAAGCGCGAGGCGGTGGATGCGGCCGCGCGCGGGTCCTCTGCCTACAATGCCGCGAAGACCGGAGTGATCCAGGACATCGTCGACCGTGCGCGAGCCGCACGGGGCCTCCCGTGGGTTCCGGTCTCAGACAAATAG
- the trxA gene encoding thioredoxin yields the protein MSAKATSQATWEQDVLQAEGPVLVDFWAEWCGPCRMVAPVLDQIQADNPDKITILKLNVDENPQLAMQYQITSIPAMKVFQGGEVKTTIIGAKPKPALEKDLAAFIG from the coding sequence ATGAGTGCAAAGGCTACGAGCCAGGCGACCTGGGAGCAGGACGTTCTGCAGGCCGAAGGTCCCGTTCTCGTGGACTTCTGGGCCGAGTGGTGCGGACCGTGTCGCATGGTCGCCCCGGTGCTGGACCAGATCCAGGCCGACAACCCCGACAAGATCACCATCCTCAAGCTGAACGTGGACGAGAACCCGCAGCTGGCGATGCAGTACCAGATCACGTCGATCCCCGCGATGAAGGTGTTCCAGGGCGGTGAGGTCAAGACGACCATCATCGGCGCCAAGCCGAAGCCGGCCCTCGAGAAGGACCTCGCTGCGTTCATCGGCTGA
- the trxB gene encoding thioredoxin-disulfide reductase has protein sequence MRQVIIIGSGPAGFTAAIYAARANLKPLLIASSVEVGGELMNTTEVENYPGFPEGIQGPELMAKFQEQAEKFGTEVVYDDVTELDLAGPVKTVTLGSGAVHETRALIYATGSAYRKLGIEGEERLSGYGVSWCATCDGFFFREKTIAVVGGGDSAMEEATFLTRFADKVYVIHRKDTLRASKIMQERAFANEKIEFVWNSEVAEILGGDAVTGVQLRNTVDGTLSDLALDGLFIAIGNDPRTHLVHDKLDLTAEGTIWVDGRSSKTSQPGVFAAGDVIDPTYRQAITAAGSGTVAALDAEHFLADFDDASVEFPAAEAAEIIVG, from the coding sequence ATGCGTCAGGTCATCATCATCGGCTCCGGCCCCGCCGGATTCACCGCCGCCATCTACGCGGCGCGCGCGAACCTCAAGCCGCTGCTCATCGCCAGCTCGGTCGAGGTCGGCGGCGAGCTGATGAACACCACCGAGGTCGAGAACTACCCCGGTTTCCCCGAGGGGATCCAGGGCCCCGAGCTCATGGCCAAGTTCCAGGAGCAGGCAGAGAAGTTCGGCACGGAGGTCGTCTACGACGACGTGACCGAGCTCGATCTGGCCGGCCCCGTGAAGACCGTCACGCTCGGCAGCGGTGCGGTGCACGAGACCCGTGCCCTGATCTATGCGACGGGCTCTGCCTACCGCAAGCTCGGCATCGAGGGCGAAGAGCGTCTTTCGGGCTACGGCGTCTCGTGGTGCGCCACCTGCGACGGCTTCTTCTTCCGCGAGAAGACGATCGCCGTGGTCGGCGGCGGCGACTCGGCGATGGAGGAGGCGACGTTCCTCACGCGCTTCGCCGACAAGGTCTACGTCATCCACCGCAAGGACACTCTGCGGGCCTCGAAGATCATGCAGGAGCGCGCGTTCGCGAACGAGAAGATCGAGTTCGTGTGGAACAGCGAGGTCGCCGAGATCCTCGGTGGCGACGCCGTGACCGGTGTGCAGCTGCGCAACACGGTCGACGGCACGCTGAGTGACCTGGCGCTCGACGGTCTGTTCATCGCGATCGGAAACGACCCGCGCACGCACCTGGTCCACGACAAGCTCGACCTCACGGCCGAGGGCACGATCTGGGTCGACGGCCGCTCGTCGAAGACCTCGCAGCCCGGTGTCTTCGCCGCCGGCGACGTGATCGACCCCACCTACCGTCAGGCCATCACCGCTGCCGGCTCGGGAACGGTCGCTGCACTGGATGCCGAGCACTTCCTCGCGGATTTCGATGACGCCTCGGTCGAGTTCCCCGCCGCCGAGGCCGCCGAGATCATCGTCGGCTGA
- the murJ gene encoding murein biosynthesis integral membrane protein MurJ translates to MSSLGRASALIGAGTLISRVTGLLRTIVLVGVIGSVGAGAADAFAIANQLPNNVFSLISVGVLTAVIIPQIVKAAADADGGNAFISKLFTLGTVVLVVITGAATVASPWLVSLYAGSKGSPEFLALATAFAYWCMPQILFYGLYALLGESLNARRIFGPFTWAPVVNNIVSIAGFLIVGALFGGPLTRVSDWTPEMIAALGGTATLGILIQAAILLLFWRRTGLALRPDFRWRGVGLGNVGKLAGWTFLMALASLIAGLVQTQILTAASAVGASVATFQYAWLIFMLPYSVIVLSIGTPYFTQISEHAAAGRDAEVRSDVAQSIRTLLFFIAAAVAAVAAAAIPASRVFTNSASDAVEAALVLVCFLVCLVPLTILFIVQRTFYAYGDTRTPFWFTLFQSVLVVISALVAQWLLAADVIAITSLAATIALGQSVASTIQTVVAVWLLHRKVGGLKIGTWMSAVLRFAIAAVPAGLAGWGVFLLLGGSAGWTTADKIQGALGTCIIGVAVVIVYVAILALLRAPELKAAGSMLRRFLPGR, encoded by the coding sequence ATGAGTAGTCTCGGGCGCGCCAGCGCACTCATCGGCGCCGGAACGCTGATCTCCCGCGTCACGGGGCTGTTGAGGACGATCGTCCTCGTCGGTGTGATCGGTTCGGTCGGAGCCGGCGCGGCCGACGCGTTCGCGATCGCGAACCAGCTGCCCAACAACGTCTTCTCCCTGATCTCGGTCGGCGTGCTGACCGCCGTGATCATCCCTCAGATCGTCAAGGCCGCTGCCGACGCCGATGGCGGCAACGCCTTCATCTCCAAGCTCTTCACCCTGGGCACGGTCGTGCTCGTGGTGATCACGGGGGCGGCGACCGTCGCATCGCCGTGGCTGGTGAGTCTGTACGCGGGATCCAAAGGGTCTCCCGAGTTCCTCGCCCTCGCCACGGCGTTCGCCTACTGGTGCATGCCGCAGATCCTCTTCTACGGCCTGTACGCCCTGCTCGGCGAGTCCCTGAACGCCCGACGCATCTTCGGCCCGTTCACCTGGGCCCCCGTCGTCAACAACATCGTCTCGATCGCGGGCTTCCTGATCGTCGGTGCTCTCTTCGGCGGCCCGCTCACGCGAGTGTCCGACTGGACGCCCGAGATGATCGCCGCGCTGGGAGGCACCGCGACGCTCGGCATCCTGATCCAAGCGGCGATCCTGCTTCTCTTCTGGCGTCGCACCGGCCTCGCCCTGCGCCCCGACTTCCGTTGGCGAGGCGTCGGTCTCGGCAACGTCGGCAAGCTCGCCGGCTGGACGTTCCTCATGGCGTTGGCCAGCCTCATCGCGGGGCTCGTGCAGACGCAGATCCTGACCGCGGCGTCTGCGGTCGGCGCCTCCGTCGCGACATTCCAGTACGCGTGGCTGATCTTCATGCTGCCCTACTCGGTCATCGTGCTGTCGATCGGCACTCCCTACTTCACCCAGATCAGCGAGCACGCGGCCGCCGGTCGCGACGCCGAGGTCCGCTCCGACGTCGCGCAGAGCATCCGCACCCTGCTCTTCTTCATCGCCGCTGCCGTCGCGGCAGTGGCCGCCGCTGCGATCCCCGCGTCGCGAGTGTTCACGAACTCGGCATCAGATGCGGTCGAGGCAGCCCTCGTGCTGGTCTGCTTCCTGGTCTGCCTGGTGCCGCTGACGATCCTGTTCATCGTGCAGCGCACTTTCTACGCATACGGAGACACCCGCACCCCGTTCTGGTTCACGCTCTTCCAGAGCGTGCTGGTCGTGATCAGCGCCCTCGTCGCTCAGTGGCTGCTCGCCGCCGACGTCATCGCGATCACCTCCCTGGCGGCCACCATCGCACTCGGTCAGTCGGTCGCCAGCACCATCCAGACCGTCGTCGCTGTCTGGCTGCTGCACCGCAAGGTCGGCGGGCTGAAGATCGGCACGTGGATGTCGGCCGTGCTCCGTTTCGCGATCGCCGCCGTTCCCGCCGGACTCGCCGGCTGGGGCGTCTTCCTGCTGCTCGGTGGATCTGCGGGATGGACGACGGCCGACAAGATCCAGGGTGCCCTCGGAACCTGCATCATCGGCGTTGCGGTCGTGATCGTGTACGTCGCGATCCTCGCGCTGCTGCGAGCGCCCGAGCTCAAGGCCGCCGGCTCGATGCTCCGCAGATTCCTGCCCGGCCGGTGA
- a CDS encoding DUF6049 family protein, producing the protein MTATIPDNGLRARLHRLARGSVVLAIALASCGVAATSASAATDADDESAVELHVSAGVHGTVAPGSATTASLTVQNDSTTRLTSGRIVLEVSRTPLTDDAAVDSWLSDETAAGSFDEIGADTTSPVDPDGTATSSLFVPPEALADLAPGVYPLRASLTGAQSDGADAVTSTSVLIITDVASSPVAVLVPITATPAGGALLTADELTALTGDDGDLTAVLEGVSGTAAILAIDPSIPAAIRALGSSAPESARDWLRQLEELPNERFSLQFGDADAQAQAQAGMPELLQPTTLSPFLNPSNFTAAPPVSGSPEPTATPSDTASPSPTPSDGPVLPTDEQLTAIDKGAPGILWPRSDVSTENLATFSAYFDGESTTVLSSTALGAGVGARANVDGHDILVTDAAVSEALSDAAAEGDQAARQRSLAEANAHLYMAGHSNGFAPLLVALDRDETRSDEGLAESITAVDSPGFGLGALEATPAASTTLTSTADESRAASLRTMLDSEIPLTQFATILDDPQLLLSPKRIQIMRATGVGLSDNAFAKGVAAVHEATEDTLNAVDIPPASTIQLLSANADLPFSVRNDLPWPVNIVLSVYPSDARLDVEPVTPWVIQAGTTARVKVPVSARVGSGEVSLRLELSSPTGVPISQPETVRVAVRAEWETIGLAVLGGLIVLLLGLGIIRTVTRKRREAAAASDAEPETDPATDPETESATEGPQDAEARGAPHKESNE; encoded by the coding sequence ATGACCGCGACCATCCCCGACAACGGCCTCCGCGCGCGCCTGCATCGCCTGGCACGCGGTTCCGTCGTCCTCGCGATCGCTCTCGCCTCGTGCGGTGTCGCCGCCACCAGCGCCTCCGCGGCCACCGACGCAGACGACGAGAGCGCCGTCGAACTCCATGTCTCCGCCGGGGTGCACGGCACTGTCGCACCCGGCAGTGCGACCACCGCCTCCCTGACCGTGCAGAACGATTCGACGACGCGGCTGACCTCGGGGCGGATCGTGCTCGAGGTGAGCCGCACGCCGCTCACCGACGACGCCGCAGTCGACTCGTGGCTCTCGGATGAGACGGCTGCGGGCTCGTTCGACGAGATCGGTGCCGACACCACGTCGCCGGTCGATCCCGACGGCACAGCGACTTCCAGCCTGTTCGTCCCGCCCGAAGCCCTCGCCGACCTCGCACCCGGCGTCTATCCGCTGCGTGCGAGTCTCACCGGTGCGCAGAGTGACGGCGCGGATGCCGTCACCTCGACCTCCGTGCTCATCATCACCGACGTCGCCAGCTCGCCGGTGGCTGTCCTGGTGCCGATCACCGCCACTCCCGCCGGTGGCGCGCTTCTCACGGCCGATGAGCTCACGGCGCTCACCGGTGATGACGGCGACCTCACCGCTGTGCTGGAGGGCGTCTCGGGCACCGCTGCGATCCTCGCGATCGATCCGTCGATCCCCGCAGCGATCAGGGCGCTCGGCTCGTCTGCGCCCGAGAGCGCGCGCGACTGGCTCCGACAGCTCGAGGAGCTTCCCAACGAGCGCTTCTCTCTGCAGTTCGGCGATGCGGATGCTCAGGCGCAGGCACAGGCCGGGATGCCGGAACTCCTGCAGCCGACGACGCTGTCGCCGTTCCTCAACCCGAGCAACTTCACTGCCGCTCCCCCGGTCTCAGGCTCGCCCGAGCCGACGGCGACCCCGAGCGACACGGCGAGCCCGAGTCCTACGCCCTCCGACGGACCGGTGCTGCCGACCGACGAGCAGCTGACCGCGATCGACAAGGGTGCTCCCGGCATCCTGTGGCCCCGCAGCGACGTCTCTACCGAGAATCTCGCGACCTTCTCGGCCTATTTCGACGGGGAGTCCACAACCGTCCTCTCGTCGACGGCCCTCGGTGCCGGAGTCGGAGCGAGGGCGAATGTCGACGGACACGACATCCTGGTCACTGATGCCGCGGTCTCAGAGGCGCTCTCCGATGCCGCCGCAGAAGGGGACCAGGCCGCCCGGCAGCGTTCGCTCGCCGAAGCGAACGCTCATCTCTATATGGCGGGCCACTCGAACGGGTTCGCGCCGCTGCTCGTCGCGCTCGACCGTGACGAGACCCGGTCTGACGAGGGGCTCGCCGAGAGCATCACCGCCGTCGACTCGCCCGGCTTCGGGCTCGGTGCTCTCGAGGCGACGCCCGCCGCGTCGACGACCCTCACGAGCACGGCCGACGAGTCGCGTGCCGCCTCGCTGCGCACCATGCTCGACAGCGAGATCCCTCTCACGCAGTTCGCCACGATCCTCGACGACCCTCAGCTGCTGCTGAGCCCCAAGCGCATCCAGATCATGCGGGCGACCGGGGTGGGTCTCAGCGACAACGCGTTCGCCAAGGGCGTCGCCGCCGTGCACGAAGCGACGGAAGACACCCTCAACGCGGTCGACATCCCTCCCGCGAGCACGATCCAGCTCCTCTCCGCGAACGCGGATCTGCCCTTCTCGGTGCGGAACGACCTGCCGTGGCCCGTGAACATCGTCCTCTCCGTCTATCCGAGCGATGCCAGGCTCGATGTCGAGCCGGTCACTCCCTGGGTGATTCAGGCGGGAACCACGGCTCGTGTCAAGGTGCCCGTGTCGGCGCGCGTGGGCAGCGGAGAGGTCAGTCTGCGCCTCGAGCTCTCGAGCCCCACCGGCGTGCCGATCAGCCAGCCCGAGACCGTGCGCGTCGCGGTGCGGGCCGAGTGGGAGACGATCGGCCTCGCAGTGCTCGGCGGCCTCATCGTGCTGCTGCTCGGCCTCGGCATCATCCGCACCGTGACGCGCAAGCGACGTGAGGCTGCAGCCGCGTCCGACGCCGAGCCCGAGACAGATCCCGCTACAGATCCCGAGACAGAGTCCGCGACAGAGGGGCCGCAGGATGCCGAGGCGCGTGGCGCCCCGCACAAGGAGTCGAATGAGTAG